ACCACACTCAAGATTAGTGGTCAAAACATGTTTAACTttgaagttaaaaaaaaaaaaagatgtttaaACAATCTCACCTACATCTCATCATCAATGTCAACATCCTTCATGTAAAGGATCACAAATACAAAATGCTCAAGTAGCAATTTCTTTTCCTCTGCAGTTCAGAAATGAGAACATATCACAGGATGTACAAACTCATTAAGCTTTTTCATTCTCTATAAAGAGTTTTTTTTCGTCAAACACTACCTAACATTTACAATATGAAACAAGGGGAAACAACAGAGCATCGATAGCATACCAAATGATTCCGCCAGCTTGATAGAAGTCATATATACGTGATAAGGAGGATGATCTTCATCGTCATCATGATCCGTGTTTAGATTTATGGATTTTCTGATTTTAGGAGGAAGACCTGTCACCAAAACAGGAAATGATTACTATAGAGCAGTGGCGAATGTAAGATTCCAATAATACATTAATACTGTTATTGTATGTTTACATAAAACAAGATTTATTACCATATCCACACTCATAAAAAGCCCACATAAGATGATTTCGGCTAATAAAACGACTTCCCACAGCTTTACGCCGAAGCTCAGCAACTTCGATCAACTCATATACATTAGCCGATATAAACAAATAATTTTCTGGCTCGTCCGCTGCATTTATAGGTCTGAGCAATGCATGTAAAGGCGTCAACACACCGCTTATCCACTCATTGACCTGTAATGGAAGACCTCAATGTATTTTAGACTATAGTTGAAGAACTtccaaaatattaaaaaaaaaaaacatacacaGACAGAGAGTACTACATACATCACTTTTCAAATCTTGGATCAAGTACTCGAAGAAATACATCAACTTCACATCCAAGTCTTTGAGTGGAGACTCAGACTCTTCCTCGGGACATGAGTCGGGATAGTGGTTGTGGAGGGCTTCAGTATCAACTAGCTCCACAGCTCTGGTTAATAATATTTCTTCATACTTGATGCCATCTCTTCTAGCAAACTTGATTAGCATACGCGTATAGTCATCAACCTTCACTCGAAACACACAACATGATATGTATGTATTAAAGCAAGATGATTTAAGTCGATGGATGAAGTATTAGTTTCCAAAAGTTATACCTTGAAAGTTGGAGGATACTTCATTTGAGTGACTATCTTTTTAATGTAATCAAACGTGGGAGTCTACATGTACACCAATATAAAATCGTAAAGAAGGAACATCAGAAAGAtcggctaatcccgtcacaagcttgtgacctctcacaaaaagggagagaggacaaggtggggcaacccatgtgcttcccacccaactctcaatgggtattttgtgagaagaAATGGtatccatcacaagcttgtgacggatatcgtccgtcttcaatgagattttgtgaagaaTGATAGAGGCTGAATTTACCTTTCTCAGTATAAGATGGTAGGactacacacacacacaaaaaagaACAACGAGTAAGGTCAGGTGAATTAATTTCTTAAACAAAGGTGAGAGAATAAAGAGATAGAGCAGTTGAGTGTTTTATGAACACAAACCATAGCAGGCTCATCAAACATAGGCGGGATAGTAAGTCCAGTTGCATAAGACTGCGCATAAAATGAAGCAAACTAAGACGTACT
This sequence is a window from Silene latifolia isolate original U9 population chromosome 8, ASM4854445v1, whole genome shotgun sequence. Protein-coding genes within it:
- the LOC141596524 gene encoding uncharacterized protein LOC141596524; amino-acid sequence: MRSSFKQLNILWEHYFARAGKQKCRIDDVFKSLLRDKIPKDKFFYVTEYWLDQLSSSYATGLTIPPMFDEPAMSYHLILRKTPTFDYIKKIVTQMKYPPTFKVDDYTRMLIKFARRDGIKYEEILLTRAVELVDTEALHNHYPDSCPEEESESPLKDLDVKLMYFFEYLIQDLKSDVNEWISGVLTPLHALLRPINAADEPENYLFISANVYELIEVAELRRKAVGSRFISRNHLMWAFYECGYGLPPKIRKSINLNTDHDDDEDHPPYHVYMTSIKLAESFEEKKLLLEHFVFVILYMKDVDIDDEM